The Leptospira neocaledonica DNA window GGCAAGAGCACTTGTTGCAGGAAAAAAACTAATCTTAGCAGATGAGCCTACGGGAAACTTGGATAGAGAGAATTCTAGAAATCTAATGGGTCTAATCCAAGAATTACAAAAGGACCTTAGATTCAGTCTAATACTTGTGACTCACGATATGGAACTGGCAGCGCTTGCCCATAAAAGAAACCAGATCTTCCAAGGAAAACTTCAAGCCGCTTCGGTCCCGCAGACGGTATAAATAGTTATGGATGGCTGTATTTATTGCGGCTTATCCCTTCTCGACTGGAAAAATCGGGGAAAGATTGGATGTGCTCATTGTATCCAATTTTTGGGAGAAGAATATACCAAGTTTATTCCGATCCAGGCACCTTCCGATTGGGAACCGCCTTCTCATTTTCCTGCAATTGAGACTTGGGAAAAATTCAGAAAAAAAAAATGGGAAGAAGGTTTGTCTTATATAGATTCTCAGGGCTTACCGTTTACATATAGGTTCCGTATTGCTAGAAATCCAAAACATTCTACCTATACCAAACGTACCGAAAAAACGGACCAGTTCTTATATTCGTTTCTAGAAGAGAATGATTCCCTGCCAGAGGATCTAAATTCCGGGAAAAAACTACCGATCCTAGAATTAAAACAAAGAATTCCCTGGAATTCGGGGACATTAGTAATGGGAGACGAGGATCATATTCGCTGGGAATGTGTGACCGATTCCCTACTTGAATTAAACTCTGTCTTAAAATCCGATTTTTTAACGAAATTCGAGGCGGAAGATAAGTTTGATTTTCAAAAAGGGATCGGATTTATCAATTCCTGTCCTACCAATTCCGGTTTTGGAGACAAACTTTCTGTTTCCATTCCGGCAAGACTTGCGGACTCGGGAGAGTTAAGGGATTTCAGACTGCCTACGGACTGGGGCTTCTATCGGGAAGAATTGAAGGGCAGATTGGTTTTTTTCCGAAAAAATTTCGGCCCAAATAGAAAAAATTCCTTTTTCAATTTGGTTTCGTATTTAGCCTTACTGGTAATAAGCGGAAAAGAAGGGACAAAAGCCTCATTTGCCCCGTAATCCTTTTTGGTTAACTAGTCCGATATATTCTTTAAGGGAGATTCCGGCTCCCAGTTGGAAATTGGATGCGAATACAGTCTAACCTACAGAACCCATCAGGAAGGGCGTGCAATTATGTTGGAATTTACTAAAAGA harbors:
- a CDS encoding ATP--guanido phosphotransferase, which produces MDGCIYCGLSLLDWKNRGKIGCAHCIQFLGEEYTKFIPIQAPSDWEPPSHFPAIETWEKFRKKKWEEGLSYIDSQGLPFTYRFRIARNPKHSTYTKRTEKTDQFLYSFLEENDSLPEDLNSGKKLPILELKQRIPWNSGTLVMGDEDHIRWECVTDSLLELNSVLKSDFLTKFEAEDKFDFQKGIGFINSCPTNSGFGDKLSVSIPARLADSGELRDFRLPTDWGFYREELKGRLVFFRKNFGPNRKNSFFNLVSYLALLVISGKEGTKASFAP